In Porphyromonas cangingivalis, a genomic segment contains:
- a CDS encoding electron transfer flavoprotein subunit beta/FixA family protein — MKIVVCIKQVPDTTEIKLDPVKGTLIRDGVPSIMNPDDKGALEQALLFKDKYGAEVTVITMGPPQAAAIIREAYAMGVDKGILVSDRRFGGADTLATSYTLSQALKNVEYDIILAGRQAIDGDTAQVGPQIAEQLDLPQITYVEDVQFDGNKTLTVRRNVEEGHEELEVELPCMLTFLASAYEPRYMNVRDIMTTFGKEITEWNADSFPVDPECLGLKGSPTSVKKSFTKGAKAMGKLYDDITPEEAADIILEKLKEKFII; from the coding sequence ATGAAAATAGTTGTTTGTATCAAACAAGTCCCTGATACTACTGAGATCAAACTTGACCCCGTGAAAGGTACTCTCATCCGTGACGGTGTACCCAGCATCATGAACCCCGATGACAAGGGTGCTCTCGAGCAAGCCCTTCTCTTCAAAGACAAGTACGGTGCCGAAGTCACTGTCATCACCATGGGTCCTCCCCAAGCAGCGGCTATCATCCGTGAAGCATACGCTATGGGTGTGGACAAGGGTATCCTCGTATCTGACCGCCGCTTCGGAGGTGCAGACACCCTCGCGACCAGCTACACACTCTCTCAAGCACTCAAAAATGTAGAGTACGACATCATCCTCGCAGGTCGTCAGGCTATCGACGGTGACACTGCACAGGTAGGTCCTCAGATCGCCGAACAGCTCGACCTCCCTCAGATCACTTATGTCGAAGACGTACAGTTCGACGGCAACAAGACCCTCACCGTCCGTCGCAATGTCGAAGAAGGTCACGAAGAGCTCGAAGTGGAGCTCCCATGTATGCTTACATTCTTGGCATCGGCTTACGAGCCACGCTACATGAATGTGCGTGACATCATGACTACGTTCGGCAAAGAGATCACAGAGTGGAACGCTGACAGCTTCCCCGTAGATCCCGAATGCCTCGGTCTCAAGGGTTCGCCAACAAGCGTGAAGAAGTCATTTACCAAGGGTGCTAAGGCTATGGGTAAGCTCTACGATGACATTACTCCTGAAGAAGCTGCAGACATCATCCTTGAAAAACTCAAAGAAAAATTCATCATCTGA
- a CDS encoding GNAT family N-acetyltransferase — MRPEYHLMGYTEGHSFVGFIAYRAFDDYVYVEHLAVSAEVRGKGHGTKLLEAFVHSVSKTVLLEIDPIVDAISEARLRFYERCGFHQNPYPHTHPPYRGGMSPIRWWF, encoded by the coding sequence ATGCGCCCCGAATATCATCTCATGGGGTATACCGAAGGTCACTCATTTGTGGGTTTTATCGCTTACCGGGCATTCGACGACTATGTGTATGTCGAACACCTCGCTGTCTCTGCTGAAGTCAGAGGGAAAGGGCATGGCACAAAGCTATTGGAGGCCTTTGTCCACTCTGTCTCTAAGACCGTACTGTTGGAGATAGATCCCATCGTGGATGCCATATCTGAGGCTCGCTTGAGATTTTACGAGCGGTGTGGTTTTCATCAGAACCCCTATCCGCATACCCATCCTCCTTATAGGGGGGGTATGAGTCCCATCCGTTGGTGGTTTTGA
- a CDS encoding electron transfer flavoprotein subunit alpha/FixB family protein, producing MDKEQYKGIQVFAEQREGVIQNVAFELIGKARELADGINEKVTAVLCGHNVGHLTQELIAAGADRVLVVDDEMLKDYLTEPFAQAVVHVLRTYKPEIFLLGATTIGRDLGPRISARMRTGLTADCTSLEIAEDRNLMMTRPAFGGNLMATIVCKDHRPQMSTVRPGVMRRKPADPTRQGEVEAVTVPFDKSKSRVRLIKKIREEKNMVDITEAHILVSGGRGVGSQDGFSKLRNLAQTINAEVASSRAMVDAGLIEHERQVGQTGKTVRPDIYFAIGISGAIQHLAGMEESEYIIAINKDKFAPIFQVADLGVVGDLHKVVPILNEKLKAEKAKNN from the coding sequence ATGGACAAAGAACAATATAAAGGCATACAAGTCTTTGCCGAGCAACGCGAAGGTGTCATACAAAATGTAGCGTTCGAGCTCATAGGTAAAGCACGCGAACTCGCAGACGGTATCAACGAAAAGGTAACAGCAGTCCTCTGCGGTCACAACGTTGGTCACCTTACTCAAGAACTCATCGCTGCCGGAGCTGACCGTGTCCTCGTCGTAGATGATGAGATGCTCAAGGACTACCTCACAGAACCATTTGCACAAGCTGTGGTACACGTCCTTCGCACATACAAGCCGGAGATCTTCCTCCTTGGAGCTACCACCATCGGTCGTGACCTTGGGCCACGTATCTCTGCACGTATGCGCACAGGTCTTACAGCGGACTGTACATCACTCGAAATCGCAGAAGACCGCAACCTCATGATGACTCGTCCTGCTTTCGGTGGTAACCTCATGGCAACCATCGTATGTAAGGATCACCGCCCACAGATGTCTACAGTACGTCCGGGTGTGATGCGCCGCAAGCCTGCCGATCCTACTCGTCAAGGTGAAGTCGAAGCCGTGACAGTACCATTCGACAAGAGCAAGAGCCGTGTCCGCCTCATCAAGAAGATCCGCGAAGAGAAGAACATGGTCGACATCACCGAAGCACACATCCTCGTATCCGGAGGTCGTGGTGTCGGATCACAAGATGGCTTCAGCAAGCTACGCAACCTCGCTCAGACCATCAATGCAGAGGTGGCTTCTTCTCGTGCTATGGTCGATGCAGGCCTCATCGAGCACGAACGCCAAGTAGGTCAGACAGGTAAGACCGTACGTCCTGACATCTATTTCGCTATCGGTATCTCAGGAGCTATCCAGCACCTTGCAGGTATGGAAGAGTCTGAGTATATCATTGCCATCAACAAGGACAAGTTCGCTCCTATCTTCCAAGTAGCTGACCTCGGTGTCGTAGGTGACCTCCACAAAGTGGTACCTATCCTCAACGAAAAGCTCAAGGCTGAAAAGGCTAAGAACAACTAA